Genomic DNA from Candidozyma auris chromosome 1, complete sequence:
ACTACgcaacatcaacatcactTCGCACAGTACTGTTGTACCAATACCACAGCTACTAGCGCAAATTGACTGCAAATTTACTTCACGATGGCAGACTCGCAAATAATAGCCTCAAGAATGTTGCGTTCTCAGCGCTATATGGTACTCTTGATCTTCACGTTGTTCGTCACGTTTTTGATAATAACGTCTTCCTCAGCGCATTCATACATCAAGGAATCCAAGGTTGGCAAATCAGTCAGCTCGTACGTTGACACAGCAAAGTCATGGGCCAACTCAAAATATGCTGATCTGAGTTTGGAATCTGAGGAGCAAGAAGAGGCTTCTAAGCTTGCCGAGGCAGCAGCCGACGCTGATGGAAAGGCTGAGGGGAGTGCTGGGGACGCAGATTCGGTCACGAACTCTCCATCACTACAACCAGATACCACAATTGCCCCTACTAACTAAAAAAGTGGAGTTAGAATCCGAGACTACACCACTATTCCACTCGTCACTCAAGTTAATGGCACTTAAATATGTATCCATGAATTAATATAATAtttgaactcaaagaacTTTGTTAAAGGTTTTTCCaaatcaacttttcaacGTAATCACCCTTCGTTTTCTCACGAAGGAATCCCATGGTCGTAAGTTCTGCACTACTCTGTATAAACCATGCATAAACCAATCTTTCCCACTTCGTGTCATCCTTTGCCGCATCATTAAGCATATTTGTCATTTGATCTTTGAATTCTCCAACATAATCTCGGatctgcttcttgagctcgtCTAAAATCTCCTTTTTTGGGATTGACAGCTTGAATGCAACAAAGAAGTCCCATATATTTATGTTCACAGGTGCATCCTTGTAGATGTGGTACAATTTCGGAAGAAGTGGACCTATCACCTTCAGCGaattgtgcttcttctctgtgaTACTCAAAACCAAGTTATTCTTTAAGAATTGCTGAGGTTGGTCGAGAGCAGATTCTAGGGCCTCTTTCAGCCTTGGCCTGATGAGCTTGATCATAAGATTCTCGTAACTCTCTTCAATGGTGACTTTTGGGAGGAATTTGTCCATCTCACTAATTCCACCCGTAATTGTCAACACTTCATTGAAAAGATTATCACTGATTTTCATGTTTAACGCAGGATTCTCATGCAAATAGTCCGTGATGAGTCGGAGTAATTGCTCAGAGGTTATCCCGGGTCTGCTCAACGCTCTCTTGAGCCCGAGGGTATCCTCATCTGTCACATCGTCTATAGTGATCTTTATTGTTTCACTTTGTATGAATTGCGAAAACCTCTTTATCCGAGCGTCATCGAAACTTCTTATTGTTTTCAAAACATCACTTAGGTACGAAGAGTTGATGAGTTGATTATTTGTCACAAGCTTGTAAAGCTGGAATACCTGCTTTTCTCCACTACTCAAAAAATGGATGATATGAATGGCGTTCATGACCGCgttttgatatttttgaAGTTGCAGTCTAGCACTTCGGAAAAGATCGTAAATTGCTTGGTCACTGGTGAGTAGTTCATTGATCTTTTCCAGCATTGCCTGTGCATCTTCGTCGTTCTTCTCATTCctgagattttgaaagctATGCAAAAGAAACTCGATGTGTGTTTTGAAAGACGGAAGCTTTCGTAGTGCATCGAAATGGAAACTCTGGGGAGCGAAGTCTGGGTCAACCATAATGGAGAGAGGCAGTTGGTAGAAATGTATCATATACGTTAACTTAAATTCAGTGACTAGAGAGTCAATCGAATTATTCGAGTTCTCAAATCTGTTCAAAACAATCAGCGAAAGCTGAGCATCTAGTAGAAGTGGGTTTTCAGATGTTATTTCGTTTCGTAACAAGATGTTGTCGATCACCTGAAAACAAATGTCCTTGTTGTTACGAGCCTCTAGTTTTGTCGCATTAATAAGTGTCCTCAGACGGCTCGTTATGTTCCTGCTAATCCAGTCGCTGATTCCCTTCGAACTGAGAGCCATGATGAGTTTTATGGGTATTGTTTTGCAGTAAACACTTAGGAGATGCACGAGCTGATTGAGAATTTCATTGGAAAATGCATCGCtatcttgaagcacaaCTACTATGCGAAAGTGTTCCTTGGAATTCGTTCGATTGATATAAGCGTCCACCCATTCTTCCACAATCTCAAAATCGTAGGATATACGGCCACCGTCACCGGCATCACCGTCGACAGCATCTAGATCCTCGTCCTCTTCGACCTGTGTTTTTTGGTCTTGCTCCTGCTCCTCGTCGAACGAAGCAATGGGATCATCTTGAAGACGCAGCTTTGGCTCAAGTACCTGCTTGATAAACTCTCTCATGGCTGCCTTTATGTGGATACATTCTTTTGAATCAAGCATTACTAACCTCACATGTTGATTTCTTCCACTCTGATACAAGTGCCCTGCAAACTCATCGAGAGTACGAAGATTGTTGGCAGTATTTGAGCTAAGACCTAAAAACGCGGTAGCTAGTTTCGAGGGGAAAGGATTGtcaacaaattgaacaagatTAGCAAAGAACTGATCATTAGCTGAGTTAAGAATCCTCTGAATGGCGCCAAGCTGGTGGTTCCACACCTTTTCATACAAGTTATACCTGTGTTTGGTCAAAGATGCACTCTCACCTTCATGAGAAATGAAAGGACAAGCCGAGATCTCCTCTTTTttgattctctttctctcaCTCGTATCAATTGTATAGTGAGTCTTTTGTGAGCTGTGGTCCAAAGCTCCACGAACCGGCATTGCCgtaatggttgcaaaaatgaaaatacCCTCCTAATGTGGCATTGGATAATCCTCGCTCACCTCAAGTAGGCAGGCCGCGCAAgccctttttttttcgcaaccacGCCCAAACCCACTTACCgcaagaaggaaaaagtcTGGCAGTGGGAGATGAATCTCTAAAAATAAAAACGCCATTTTCCCCTAATTTAGAAGATTCAATGACAAGCTGAAGGAGGAATGCGTAGTAGATTGATTGACAGCAATCCATTCACAATTGGTCGGTTAAAAGGGGCTTACCTTAGTGACATTGTTTGGTTGCCTAAAGCAGTCCGTGCAATCCTTCTATTATCCTTCCTGCGACATCCTCTAAGAAGGAGTGATTCGGTCTCCCCCCCCCTATGGTGGGATCCAAGACCGGAGGTGTCAAATAATGACGACAACGCAAAGAAAAACTGGAATTTGAAAGGAAATCATTCAAAATTACTAAATTCAAATATTTAATAATTTCTTGGATCTGTTTCACTGCGATGGCCCGAGTTTCCAGTTTCACCTTCTTGCCCAGTTCTATACATGCTCCTCCGCGGGAGCGGCGTCCCATCTTGCCCCACATTTCTACATATATTGCCCGAACGTACTTTTAATTAACCATCTGGCTCACTTTTTGTTCTTGCGTCGAACTTTCTTCGGTGCTCCTATCCCTACGTCATGACGGACTCAGAATTGAGGCACCGTAGGTCTCCTGAACCCATTGAGGGTGCCAAAACTGCCACCTCCCACCACCAGAGgccaaagaggaagaagaaaaagcactTGATCAATGTCGCCCCTTTGGATACACCGCTCCATCGAAGGCTCGAGACATTGAGCGTGATGTGGCACACAGTGTCAATTCCAAGTTTCTGCTGCTTGTTCCTCTACATTTTGTGGCTAGGCTGGCTCTCCTGGTTGCTTATCGTGATCCCATATTTCATCTGGTTCTATGGGTTTGATCTCCACACACCAACCAACGGTAAGGTGGTCTATAGGGTTCGTGCTGCCATGAAAAACCTCATAATATGGAAATGGTTCGTAGATTATTACCCAATACGTGTGCACAAAACATGTGAGTTGGAGCCCACGTTCACAACTGAGATTGTCGAGGAGATCACCCCtgacgacgaagaagacttgaTCTCAGAGAACGCCCGCACAACTTTAGacaaattcttcaagtttaTCGGCCTCAGGAAGCGCTTGAACGACGCTGAGACCTCCTCTCCATCCCCACCACTCGAGGATGACGACGATACCAAAAGCACCGattcaaagctttcaagTACAGTTCAAAAAGTCAGGAAGGTAGGTGGCGGGCCTCGTTACATTTTCTGCTATCATCCTCATGGTGTTATATCGATGGGTGTAATGGGCTTGTTTGCGACCAATGCTTTGAGAAATCAGCCTTTTAAGCCACCAGCGAAATTCTTACAACCATTTTTCCATGACCCGTCGAAGGAAAAGGAACTTTTTCCCGGTATTGGGTATGTTTTTCCCCTCACACTCACCACCCAATTCACCATTCCAATCTACAGAGATTACCTATTGTCTTTGGGACTCACAAGTGCAAGTGGgaagaatatcaagagTGTGATCAACAATGGCGACAATTCAGTGTGTCTTGTAATCggaggagctcaagagtCCTTGTTGAATGACATGGTAGGAGACAATATGCGTGTTGGAGCAGGATACAAGGGTCCTGAAtctgatgacgaagatgtGAAGGAGACGAAGCCTAAACGTCAAATAAAGCTCGtgcttcaaaaaagaaagggTTTTGTGAAAATAGCGATTGAGTTAGGTAACGTATCTTTGGTACCTACATTTGCATTTGGTGAGGCTGATATTTATAGATTGGCCAAGCCAAAGGAAGGATCACTTTTCCATTCCTTCCAACTAGGGTTGAAGAAGTTAACTCTGTTCACATTGCCATTTTTCAGTGCTAGAGGCGTGTTCATTTATGATTTTGGCTTTTTGCCATTCAGAACTCCTATAAACATCTGCACTGGAAGGCCCATATATGTTCCACCTGGATTGGTACTGAAAAAACGTGAGGAGGACTCTACAGAAACCAAGAAGGATGTTGCAAAATCAGAAACATCGAGTGATAAAAAATCCGGGCTGAGCTCAGATTCCCGCTTCTCTATTTTCAAAGCAAAAGGAAAGcccaagaaaagaagcagacCTCATATTGATCAAGAGGTTCTTGATCATTACCATGGCTTGTACATCGAGGAGCTTAAGAAGGTGTACGAAGAAAACAAGCATCTCTATGGTTACGGAGACGTCGAGCTTGTCATTGTCGAGTAGTTATCTTGAACCGTAATGAATTATTTCAATAAATTCGAAATTTTACCTAtaaacaagaagatcgatAGTGCAGTGATGTAAAAATTATACCATTTTGTCGTTAAAAGTTACCGTTTTTGTTGCCATCATTATTGAATCTCTTTTTAAACAAGCCCTCCTTTTTATACTTGCGGTATTGCTTGAGAAGTCCCCGGTCCAACTTACGTCTGCCACCTGCTTTATTTGTCAgattttcattttgaacGTCTGTCGACATTGAGGCAGTTTGTTTTCTGTAGAAGGACTTGGATTCGTTGAGGGTTTCTCTGAACTCGTTGACCTCTTTGACTTTAGATTCGAACTGTAACTCTTTCTGCTTGACTTTGTCgttctccttgttctcCCAATTTTTGAAACCATCGAAGGATGCGTCACCTCCGAAGGGAGCATTACCGTAAGATTTGCCTTGTGGGTACATGTCCCAAAGGAAATCGTTATCAAGATTATGCATGAGTGGATTCGATACGAACATTCCTGTTATTGATTCCTTCAAAGGGTGCTCAGGAACGCGTATCAATGAGTTAGTGTTGTAATCAACCTTGAACTCAAGGATATTATTTGCCGGTTCAAATGCGCTGTGTTgttgcttttcttcgttgatATCCTTAGACTTCTCGTTTTCTAGAGCAGGAAACTCGTGATGCTTATGACGTACAAACCTCGAGGGCACCTCGAACTTGTACAGAAACTTGCCTGAATCTATTTGTGGTCTGACAGGAAGATCTCTCATGTATACTTTGGCGTAGAAGTGGTCCAAGGGCAAATCGAGAATGTCCTTAGGCGGTTTGGGAAGCTTATCAACTGGCATATACTTGCTGGAAGACAGCTGACTTGTCTGtttttccttttccttGCTTTCGGAATCCGCTTTCAGGGCACGAAGTACCTCGGTGTTACCACGCTGTGCAAATGATATAGGCTTCTTGGGAGTCGATAGTTCCTCACCACCTTCGCCATCTGATTTTTTAGACTGAAATCTTAACAGACCGACTGAGGGCTTAAGCAGGGCCTGCCTTCTTAAAGCTTGCCCTGCAATACAAGCAAATGTACGTGAAGTTAGACGATTAGACATGATCACTGACTCACTTCTTTCGACAGGTATTGCCTGTAGTCATTAGTTTTTCTCTCTATAGAGGCGACATTTTGTCACGTGCAAGAATGAAACCTGTTCACCAACCCCAAACCGTCAAAGAGTGTAAGAGGTGGATAATTACTCGAGAAAGGTGATTGTCCTTCAGAATTTCATTATCTACTTCTTCCAGCGTCTACTCAGATGTTTGATTTTTGGTATATCATAGGTATTTTACCTAACCAACTTTTTGGCAAAACTCGCGAACATCTACGAAAGATTTAGCCCAAGTTACTACTCACGACATCATTATTAGATTTACCAAGACTTTAAATTTTTATCCATTACATGGAAGGAGGTACGAGACTCAACTATATCAACATTCGGAATATATCGGTGAAGCTGCATCTGAACAGCAATAAAATGCTTTTCGGCTCATCGTAGTGTGCTTCACGGGTATGTCACTGGGCGACATGAAATACGAAAATAATGTCATTGACTTCACCTTAGTGTTTAATTATTCAACTTGTGGatacaaaaaaattattGTATCGTGTAAAAGATAATCTTGTGAGGAGTCTCTTGCATCCTTGTTTCTAGATATGGTCCTGTATCTCTTGTGTCTGTAAGTCTGTGCCTCAAACAAAGATTCACTGAATGCCCACAGCACTCTAGGTTCACCCATTTTTCTGTCAATTTCAGTAATTTGAACGGCATTTCATGAAATCACATCATTTTCGCATCCACTAACAGCAGGGATgtcaactttctcatgGGTCCCACGTTGACAGCCACAGTGCGCCTACACAGTACGCCCGCCGTTGGAGTAGCGAAAAAATACCGCTCCCCGGCGAAAGTCGATGGTTAAATTGCACCTCCGCAACAACCTCTCCAAGCTACTCATGTCTGTCCACAGAGAAAAGGTCGACTTGAAAGCATTGCCTCATACGTTTGATAAGCCTGTGCCCTTGGCTATCATTGGAGGTACTGGTCTCTACGATTTGCCTAATCTAAAGCCGGTTGCTAGACTTACTGTCTCGACGCCGTGGGGGTTCCCATCTGCTCCTATCACCATCTCGCAGACAGAGAAAGGCGATCACGTAGCGTTTTTGGCTCGTCACGGCTCCCACCACGATTTGTTGCCTTCTGATGTGCCTTCTCGTGCCAACAttgctgctttgaagaagattggcGTGAAGGCCATTGTGGCCTTCTCCGCTGTAGGGTCTTTGCAACAGGAAATCAAGCCCAGAGATTTTGTTGTGCCCACTCAGGTAATTGATAGAACAAAGGGAATCAGACCATCAACCTTTTTCGAAAGGGGCTTTGTTGCACACGCCATGTTTGGCGAGCCTTTCGActtgaagctcaacaagattgTCGTGGACGCAATTCCTTCTACAGGGTTCTTGGAAGGGTTCGACACAGATGCAACGCCGATTTTGCACAGCAAGCAGCACACAAACAAAGGAGAAGACTTGACGGTGATCTGCATGGAGGGTCCTCAATTCAGTACACGGGCAGAGTCAAAGCTCTACCGCACCTGGGGCGGCTCGGTGATCAACATGTCGGTATTGCCAGAGGCAAAATTGGCACGTGAGGCAGAAATCGCCTACCAGATGATCTGTATGTCCACTGACTACGACTCATGGAACGAGAGCGAGGAGCCTGTCACCGTGGAAACGGTTGTGGGCAACTTGAAGGCCAACAGTGCCAATGCAACGAAGattgcagccaaattggTGGATGTGATCTCTGAGGAATTGCGCACCGGCGCTGCCGGTTTGGGGAAAGATTTGGAAGGTACCATGAAGTTCGCTGTAAGCACCAGCCCCCACGgtgtgaagaaggaattgTTAGAGAAAATGCACTTCTTGTTCCCTGGGTACTGGCCAGTGCACTGATCGAGTCCCCACAATTGATTACTATAGAATGGACAGATAGACAACCATATGATTTAGAGCCCACATTGTGACGTAGATAGGAGGCCCCGCCTAAAGTGAGCAATCATCGGCAGGAGTGGCAGACCATCCCCTCTGATCTGGGTGCATTGCACAGAAGGTAGCGGGTGCGTTATCGCTGGAGTCCATCCATGGTATCTGCGGCGGCCACCTCCACATATCCAAAGCctgaaaaatttgataagaaggagaggaagaaggagagacaACAAAATCTATTTGCATGTGTTGCCCAAAATACCGtgactttcttttcctcgtCGTAGGATTCTGCACTATTTCACATGGAATCATACGATGTGTCAGGGacaaaaaaggaagaagtaGAGATAGTGAGGCAGCAGCGCTCACTTTTTGTGGGGAAAAAGTGAGTAAAAGGGGGCCTTTCGCACTGCTTTGTAGGGGCTACTCCGAGGCCCCgacacaaaagaagcaacGAACAAGGATTCCTCCTCAACGCAAGTAACAACCTCATTTTTGCCTGCAAATAGCCAATCACCTCACAGTTAACACGCATTGTAAGACATCCGTACATTGTTATCTAGTGGGGTGAGTGGTGGTGTGAATGGGTGAATATGCGGTCAGACGGTATCAATATATCTGTGTGGGAAGAGTCGCAGCCCTTTTGTTCGCGCTCCCCACAATGATGGAAGGAACTAGAGAGGTAAGGAATGAGAAAACccaacgaaaaaaaaaaccaacaACTCGACATGTCCGCAAACCACAGTCgatttcttttcttgttccTTAGCTAAAGTATGTCATTGACAGAGcaatcaattttttttggatcGACCATCCATCTTtactcttttcttttttgcacGCGGCCTACGCTTGCTTACTTCCCTCTGATGCTTCCTCGCTTTGCGGGTTTCGTTACGCTAGCGTGGCCACGTGACCCACCGTCTCGTTTCCTCCCTAAGCATCACCCTCAACCGCCTCCCGTATATAAAGCGCCTGCGACGTCCCCAGTACCCGCATCAGTGTGATTTTCCTCAAAACCATGTCATTGAGAACTTTGGGCTTGAACTCCTCCCTCAAGGGCCTCCTTGCCAAATCGGCTGAAAACGTGAAAACCGTCGAAACGGTGTTGAATTTCCGCAAGCACCCACAAGAGCTGTTGGAAAAGGTCATCACTCGATGCGACCAGGAGATGGGTGGCTCTTCCACCGTCAACTTTGACATTGACCCACAAGAAGGTGCTGGACACTTTCATGGGTACTTGAACTTAGATTTGCCAAAAAACAACCCGGAAATCACAAGGTCTGGCTATGCCATGTTCCGCACAAAGGACCAGAAGGAGTCATGGTTTTCCGGTGACTCGTACTGGGACTGGTCCCAGTTCAGCTCGTTGGTGTTGCGTGTCAAGGGAGACCGGAGGAAATACTTGGTGAATATTCAGGCCAACACTCCTTTGGTGACTGACTTGTTCCAGCACAGGCTCTTCTTGCACCACCCTGGCGACTGGGAGACTGTTGTGATTCCATTGAACGACTTTGTCATGACCAATTGGGGCATAATTCAGGACGGTTCtgagctcaacaagtctGAAGTGAAGACTGTAGGCATTGGTTTGTTGGACAAGCAGTATGGACCTTACAGCTTGAAGATCGACTGGATCAAGGTGATGACGGGCGCAGAGGTTGAAAAGGTCACTGACATGTCTCGTGCTGAGAGATTGGCACTTGACCAGCAcaacagagaagaaaaccGCAGAGATATGGAGACAAACATGCCTACGGGCAATGGCGGGAGCGCTCTCAACACACAcaaatttgaagagccaaagaacACCGTGATTTAAATTGGTTACTGCCCTCGTTGCATTTGACCGCTACAATCTTAAGGAATGTCTATTGCACATCAACGTTGTTGAGCAATGTCATTGTGGATGATCTCACGCGAGAGCCGTCCGAAGCATGCTACTGCTGACTTCATTTTCTACTCGGCCATTCCCTCACATCTATTCAATCTACCAATACCATGCAATCCTTTTTTGAGCTGCTGTGTTTCTGTTCTACGTGCCCCGGCCAGTCACTATCCCTGAAATTCTCCACATCAAATTACATACGGAAATACatggctttttttttttcagaGTTCCCCTCTAAGTAGTTATCAATCGgtcaagcttctccacatcTTGAAGGTCCCCTCTTGTTACCGGAGCCCTCATTTCGCACACGTGACCTATTTCTTACAGTATTACCCGGCCTAGGAAAGTGTCGCGCATCCACTGAGAGATCGCTCCGAAAATTTTTTAAACTCTTCCTTTCCATTTAAACAGTATCGATTATCAAATATGGCAAGAGGCCCGTATGTCAAATCCACCCTTTTAACGAAGGGCAGATGAAAAGACAAAATCAAAGGAAGTAcagcttttttttgaagttggAACCCGTATAATACCGCCtgttttcatttttttggaaactATCAGCCGGTCTCCAGCCATTCCATTTATGGACTGGCCAGGATGGGAGCCTTGTCTTGATAATCGGTTGCTGTGGCGACCACCTATTGGTGTGCTGTGCCAAAGTCATGTCAATTTATGTTGTGTTTGAGGCCGACCTTTGCTCAATTTTCTGTTCTTTGACGTACATGGCACAGCTACGGCCTCCCAATTTTTGTGTCCCACGCTTCCGATTGCATCTGTCTTTCGTAGTATTTAACTATTACTAACTtgtaaaagaaagaagcacCTTAAAAGATTGGCGGCTCCATCCCACTGGATGTTGGACAAGTTGTCCGGTACCTACGCACCAAGAGCCTCTGCCGGTCCCCACAAGTTGAGAGAATGTTTGCCATTGATTGtgttcttgagaaacagGTTGAAATATGCTTTGAACGGCAGGGAAGTCAAGGCTATCTTGATGCAAGAGCATGTCAAGGTCGACGGTAAGGTCAGAACCGACTCCACTTACCCAGCTGGCTTCATGGACGTAATCACCTTGGAGGCTACCAACGAGAACTTCAGATTGGTGTACGATGTCAAGGGCAGATTCACTGTCCACAGAATCACCTCTGAAGAGGCTTCCTACAAGCTTGCCAaggtcaagaagattgctTTGGGTAAGAGAGGTATCCCATACGTTGTCACCCACGACGGTAGAACCATCAGATACCCAGACCCATTGATTAGAGCCAACGACACCGTCAAGATTGACTTGGCTACCGGTAAGATCAGcgagttcatcaagtttgaCACTGGTAGATTGGTTATGGTTACTGGTGGTAAGAACATGGGTAGAGTTGGTGTTATTACCCACAGAGAGAAGCACGAGGGTGGTTTCGACGTTGTCCACATCAAGGATGCTTTGGAGAACACTTTCGTCACCAGATTGACTAACGTCTTCGTCATTGGTGAGGAGGCTGGCAAGCCACACATCTCTTTGCCAAAGGGTAAGGGTATCAAGTTGTCTATTACTGAGGAGCGTgacagaagaagagctcaacaagGTTTGATTGCTTAGATCAATACTGTATTATAAGAATGGAACACGAATAATTGGAAGGCTATCTAGTGATGTAGACAAACGGGGAACTTGCGGTTAGGACTCAAGTATATGGAAAGAAATGATGAAGGGCAATGGAAGTCATCTAGTGGCTGGACAAGAAACGTCGCATCTAGATTTCCCAACCGACACCACTGAATGATAAGCTTCGATCTATCAATAGTAGGTCATGAAACAAGGTGAGGtccatttcgcagccaccacGTTGAATCTGCAGGGCGCACTGATTATAGCCTCAACATTCAACTCCGAACCAACCTTAGATTTGAGTATGACTTCGAGGTACAGAGTTGAGTATGCGTTAAAGAAGCACAAGCGTGATGAATTCATCGAGTGGATCAAGTCACTTTTGGCTGTTCCATTTGTGCTACACGCAGATTTGGAGAACTACGAAGAGATCTACTCAATCACCAATGAACACGAGAAAGAGGCTGACCACTTTCTCGAAATGCACGAACAGACACTTGCAAAGACATGCCTGGAGAGATACATAGAGGTATTTATGGATGTGGAAAAATTGATCGATAGCACACGTTATTTGGATAGCTTCATTGACGACGGCTCTAACAATGTCTCTCGCTCTAGACTTAGGGAATTGGTGCCCTCAGTAGGCAAGTTCTTCACAAGATTACCATTGAAAGATGCTTTTGAGATTGAGGATAAAAAGAAGCATATTTCCAGAAGGAGGCTTGTGTCTCCATCATTTAATGATGTGAGGGCGATTTTGAATACTGCTCAAGTGCTCGCTCTCACATCCCATGCGGACCCTAACTCCAGGTTGAAGCTTATTACTTTCGATGGAGACGTCACCCTTTACGATGACGGCAAAAACCTTTACAAAGAATCTCCCTTGGTCGATTGtcttgttgagctcttgGCCAATGACATTTACGTCGCCGTTGTCACTGCTGCGGGTTACCCTGGAGAGGCAGGTGCCAAAGAGTATCACAAAAGGCTTCCTGGACTCATTGAGGTATTGGGAACGACAGATCAGCTTACGAATCAGCAAAAAAGCAactttttggtgatggGAGGTGAGTCGAACTATTTATTCAGATACGATTGTGAGATTCGTGGGCTTAGATTCATTGAGGCTGAACAGTGGTACTTGCCACTTATGAGAGACTGGGACGTGAACAAGATCCACAATATCATGGATGCATCATACGATCATTTGGTGCACCTACAGAAGAAATTTTGTTTGGATCAAGATGAGAAGACCACGATTATTCGAAAGGAGAGATCTTTAGGAATCATACCCACTAACGGATTCAGGATTCTGCGTGAAATCTTGGAAGAGATTGTCTTGTCATTGCTGTCGAGATTGCACGATATGCTTTATGCTACTTCCTCGTTGCCCAAAGCTAAGGACGAGAGCCACCACTTCACCTCAATAGTGACGGACGTATCTGGAGGTGACTTAAGAGTGTGTGCTTTCAACGGTGGTGCAGACGTTTGGGTGGACATTGGCGACAAGTCCTTGGGCGTGGAAGCTTTGCAACACTACCTCTGCAAGGATTCAGGTAAGCCACCAATCTCCAAGAGTGAGTCTTTGCACATTGGAGACCAATTCGCATCTGTTGGAGCCAATGACTACAAAGCCAGACTTAGCGCTTGCACGGTATGGATTGCAAGCCCCAAGGAGACCGAAGAGATTCTTTTCCATCTTATAGACTTTTTGGCAAAGGCTCCCAAAGATTGAGCCATCGAAGCCACTAACGTTTGCTAAGATAAGATTATGTACATTCTCAATAGGAGTTATTCGGAGTTTAAAATGTTAGGCGAGCGTTGTGGATAACTCATCTAGGACATACAAATAGTTCACATGCGGCTTGTTGCAGGACCCATTAACCTCTCTTCCTCGCCACCATAGCTTCGTTATGCCTTCACGCTCCAAATTTTATGATCCTTCCAAAGGTAAATACTTTAACCCAAAGGTAGATCGCCGTGTTGCAATCGTAACTGGCGGAAATTCAGGTATTGGCTGGTACACTGTGTTGCATCTCTACCTCCACGGCTACATCGTGTATATCGCAGGAAGAACCGAGAGCAAAGTCTTGAAGGCCATTGAAGATATT
This window encodes:
- the ORC3 gene encoding origin recognition complex subunit 3, which codes for MPVRGALDHSSQKTHYTIDTSERKRIKKEEISACPFISHEGESASLTKHRYNLYEKVWNHQLGAIQRILNSANDQFFANLVQFVDNPFPSKLATAFLGLSSNTANNLRTLDEFAGHLYQSGRNQHVRLVMLDSKECIHIKAAMREFIKQVLEPKSRLQDDPIASFDEEQEQDQKTQVEEDEDLDAVDGDAGDGGRISYDFEIVEEWVDAYINRTNSKEHFRIVVVLQDSDAFSNEILNQLVHLLSVYCKTIPIKLIMALSSKGISDWISRNITSRSRTLINATKLEARNNKDICFQVIDNILLRNEITSENPLLLDAQLSSIVLNRFENSNNSIDSLVTEFKLTYMIHFYQSPLSIMVDPDFAPQSFHFDALRKLPSFKTHIEFLLHSFQNLRNEKNDEDAQAMSEKINELLTSDQAIYDLFRSARSQLQKYQNAVMNAIHIIHFLSSGEKQVFQLYKLVTNNQLINSSYLSDVLKTIRSFDDARIKRFSQFIQSETIKITIDDVTDEDTLGLKRALSRPGITSEQLLRLITDYLHENPALNMKISDNLFNEVLTITGGISEMDKFLPKVTIEESYENLMIKLIRPRSKEALESALDQPQQFLKNNLVLSITEKKHNSSKVIGPLLPKLYHIYKDAPVNINIWDFFVAFKSSIPKKEILDELKKQIRDYVGEFKDQMTNMLNDAAKDDTKWERLVYAWFIQSSAELTTMGFLREKTKGDYVEKLIWKNL
- the MEU1 gene encoding S-methyl-5-thioadenosine phosphorylase, whose amino-acid sequence is MSVHREKVDLKALPHTFDKPVPLAIIGGTGLYDLPNLKPVARLTVSTPWGFPSAPITISQTEKGDHVAFLARHGSHHDLLPSDVPSRANIAALKKIGVKAIVAFSAVGSLQQEIKPRDFVVPTQVIDRTKGIRPSTFFERGFVAHAMFGEPFDLKLNKIVVDAIPSTGFLEGFDTDATPILHSKQHTNKGEDLTVICMEGPQFSTRAESKLYRTWGGSVINMSVLPEAKLAREAEIAYQMICMSTDYDSWNESEEPVTVETVVGNLKANSANATKIAAKLVDVISEELRTGAAGLGKDLEGTMKFAVSTSPHGVKKELLEKMHFLFPGYWPVH
- the RPS42 gene encoding 40S ribosomal protein eS4; this encodes MARGPKKHLKRLAAPSHWMLDKLSGTYAPRASAGPHKLRECLPLIVFLRNRLKYALNGREVKAILMQEHVKVDGKVRTDSTYPAGFMDVITLEATNENFRLVYDVKGRFTVHRITSEEASYKLAKVKKIALGKRGIPYVVTHDGRTIRYPDPLIRANDTVKIDLATGKISEFIKFDTGRLVMVTGGKNMGRVGVITHREKHEGGFDVVHIKDALENTFVTRLTNVFVIGEEAGKPHISLPKGKGIKLSITEERDRRRAQQGLIA
- a CDS encoding diacylglycerol O-acyltransferase, coding for MTDSELRHRRSPEPIEGAKTATSHHQRPKRKKKKHLINVAPLDTPLHRRLETLSVMWHTVSIPSFCCLFLYILWLGWLSWLLIVIPYFIWFYGFDLHTPTNGKVVYRVRAAMKNLIIWKWFVDYYPIRVHKTCELEPTFTTEIVEEITPDDEEDLISENARTTLDKFFKFIGLRKRLNDAETSSPSPPLEDDDDTKSTDSKLSSTVQKVRKVGGGPRYIFCYHPHGVISMGVMGLFATNALRNQPFKPPAKFLQPFFHDPSKEKELFPGIGYVFPLTLTTQFTIPIYRDYLLSLGLTSASGKNIKSVINNGDNSVCLVIGGAQESLLNDMVGDNMRVGAGYKGPESDDEDVKETKPKRQIKLVLQKRKGFVKIAIELGNVSLVPTFAFGEADIYRLAKPKEGSLFHSFQLGLKKLTSFTLPFFSARGVFIYDFGFLPFRTPINICTGRPIYVPPGLVSKKREEDSTETKKDVAKSETSSDKKSGSSSDSRFSIFKAKGKPKKRSRPHIDQEVLDHYHGLYIEELKKVYEENKHLYGYGDVELVIVE